The following are from one region of the Mycolicibacterium helvum genome:
- a CDS encoding ESX secretion-associated protein EspG produces the protein MLTTTLDGLWVLQVLSGIEVVAPELGLRPHLPSIETREMALAHPVADELRAAGVITDAGAVDDAVLEWLTVLSRRDIALLVYAQTPVQGTEPERVLLARFAQWWVVLERNGILVRLSGVGTATSEESAGMLINAQIVRLCGEMRAASLRPVTLDVPELLAAVHDQASLRSFLLDQRFDGDQVTMLTLAADTERSAQASVVAIQSGMPSGPARSHIDRGAVTIIDTPQGRLVSEHVTRGGKSWMIVSPGSAANIASAVLKMVRRLPAEDEWFSHRKVV, from the coding sequence ATGTTGACGACGACACTGGACGGCCTGTGGGTGTTGCAGGTGCTGTCCGGCATCGAGGTAGTGGCACCCGAGCTCGGCCTGCGGCCGCATCTGCCCAGTATCGAGACTCGAGAGATGGCGTTGGCGCACCCCGTCGCCGACGAGTTGCGGGCCGCGGGTGTCATCACCGACGCGGGGGCCGTCGATGACGCGGTCCTGGAGTGGCTGACGGTGCTGTCCCGCCGGGACATCGCCCTACTGGTCTACGCGCAGACACCCGTGCAGGGGACCGAACCGGAGCGGGTGCTGCTGGCGCGTTTCGCTCAGTGGTGGGTTGTGCTGGAGCGCAACGGCATCCTGGTGCGCCTGTCCGGAGTCGGCACGGCGACCTCAGAAGAATCGGCCGGCATGCTGATCAATGCGCAGATCGTGCGGCTGTGCGGTGAGATGAGGGCTGCGTCGCTGCGGCCCGTCACCCTAGATGTGCCCGAACTGCTTGCCGCCGTGCATGATCAGGCGAGTTTGCGGAGCTTTCTCCTCGACCAGAGGTTCGACGGCGATCAGGTCACGATGCTGACCCTGGCGGCTGACACCGAGCGTTCGGCGCAGGCCTCGGTGGTGGCGATCCAGTCCGGCATGCCCAGCGGGCCGGCGCGATCCCACATCGATCGGGGGGCGGTCACCATCATCGATACCCCGCAAGGCAGATTGGTGTCCGAACACGTCACCCGCGGTGGAAAATCGTGGATGATCGTCTCGCCGGGATCAGCCGCCAACATCGCCTCCGCGGTGTTGAAGATGGTTCGCCGACTGCCCGCCGAAGACGAGTGGTTCTCACACAGAAAGGTTGTCTAG
- a CDS encoding PE domain-containing protein → MVLNVNAASVSTSAATETGISAEMGAATSAASAALMSVLPMGADLDSVEFAAALNAAGASYVGTATEHLANRGMFAGSQDLAAVTYTATDVLNNAALGLG, encoded by the coding sequence ATGGTTTTGAATGTCAACGCTGCATCGGTATCGACCTCTGCGGCAACTGAGACCGGCATCAGCGCAGAAATGGGCGCGGCCACCTCGGCTGCCTCGGCAGCACTGATGAGTGTCCTGCCCATGGGCGCTGACCTGGACTCCGTCGAGTTCGCTGCGGCGCTCAACGCTGCGGGCGCCTCCTACGTCGGCACCGCGACCGAGCACCTGGCCAACCGGGGCATGTTCGCCGGATCGCAGGACCTGGCGGCGGTCACCTATACCGCCACCGACGTCCTCAACAACGCGGCGCTGGGTCTGGGATAG
- a CDS encoding DUF2710 family protein: MAGSGSDRELSDRDLVDAVLQELSEAAERWEALVAQAETITYSVDLGDIHAVANSDGKLIELTLHPAVVTDYSHGELSDRLNLAFAALREEAETDNQARYGAGLR; encoded by the coding sequence GTGGCGGGATCCGGCAGCGATCGCGAGCTTAGCGACAGGGATCTCGTCGATGCGGTCTTACAGGAACTGAGCGAGGCTGCCGAGCGGTGGGAAGCGCTCGTCGCGCAGGCCGAGACCATCACGTACAGCGTCGACCTGGGGGATATACACGCGGTGGCAAACTCGGACGGCAAACTCATCGAACTCACGTTGCATCCCGCAGTCGTGACCGATTACAGCCATGGTGAGCTCAGCGATCGGCTGAACCTGGCGTTCGCGGCGCTACGCGAGGAGGCTGAGACCGACAATCAGGCGCGATACGGCGCCGGGCTGCGGTGA
- a CDS encoding WXG100 family type VII secretion target: protein MTLVVTPEVLRSTQQAIESALEHATAIANGYLSSHEGLGSAVWGGQAQLASVNTAAQINHDLQQTITGGTRLAHGLSQAASMMEQHEADAAHSLTSFAANS from the coding sequence ATGACACTAGTCGTCACACCGGAGGTGCTGCGGAGCACGCAGCAGGCCATCGAGTCCGCCCTTGAGCACGCCACGGCGATCGCCAACGGGTACCTCAGCAGCCATGAAGGCCTGGGCTCGGCGGTCTGGGGTGGCCAGGCTCAGCTCGCGTCGGTCAACACCGCCGCACAGATCAACCACGACCTGCAGCAGACCATCACTGGCGGCACTCGCTTGGCCCACGGTCTGAGCCAGGCGGCTTCGATGATGGAGCAGCATGAGGCCGACGCCGCCCACAGCCTGACCAGCTTCGCCGCCAACTCCTAA
- the eccB gene encoding type VII secretion protein EccB: protein MPLNLSNRDQNSGHLFYNRRLRAAITRFSVRMKHDDRKQQAAVALSIVFVLIGCGWMALLHFMKPAGLVGQSNIIGNRDTGALYAKIDGRLYPALNLTSARLATGSASTPTWVNAGEIAKYPTGPMVGIPGVPDDLTVSANPVSAWSVCDTAAARGSGQQPVVTAIAGQLSTAGRAQPLRPTQAVLATHGTGTYLIWNGQRTQIDPADRSVTFNLGLDPGSTRPIDISNALFDAMPATEPLVVPVIPEAGTPSRLLAGSVVGSVLETKDSNGVVSGFYALLPNGVQKITGFVADLLRTADSQGSTTPQLISPDKLVDIPQVTALSVDFYPTGKLDFVDTDANPVTCVGWQKQTTDRQAAVTFFTGRGLPTPESMDSHIVRLVRDSRDPDSVEANQTLMLPGAANFVASTSGAITSDTREALYWVSPQGVRYGIEWDQNTLQALGVDPRRAVQAPWPILRTFAAGPAINRATALLARDTIDPGGAVAPVAAPGQQNAGG, encoded by the coding sequence GTGCCGCTGAATCTGTCCAACCGGGACCAGAACTCCGGTCACCTCTTCTACAACCGACGCCTGCGGGCGGCCATCACCCGCTTTTCCGTGCGGATGAAACACGACGACCGCAAGCAGCAGGCCGCGGTCGCACTGTCGATCGTCTTCGTTCTGATCGGGTGTGGCTGGATGGCCCTGCTGCATTTCATGAAACCCGCAGGGCTGGTGGGCCAGTCCAACATCATCGGCAACCGCGACACGGGTGCCCTCTACGCGAAGATCGACGGCCGGCTGTATCCGGCACTCAACCTGACGTCGGCGCGGCTGGCGACGGGTAGCGCGTCGACGCCGACCTGGGTCAACGCCGGCGAGATCGCCAAGTATCCGACCGGCCCGATGGTCGGGATCCCGGGTGTCCCGGACGACCTGACCGTGTCGGCGAACCCCGTCTCGGCGTGGTCGGTGTGCGACACCGCCGCGGCCAGGGGCAGCGGCCAGCAGCCGGTGGTGACGGCCATCGCCGGCCAGCTGTCCACCGCCGGCCGCGCCCAGCCTCTGCGTCCGACGCAGGCAGTCCTGGCCACCCATGGCACCGGCACCTATCTGATCTGGAACGGCCAGCGGACCCAGATCGACCCGGCCGACCGCTCAGTCACGTTCAACCTGGGGCTCGACCCAGGATCGACCCGGCCCATTGACATCTCCAACGCCCTGTTTGACGCCATGCCGGCTACCGAACCCCTTGTGGTACCGGTTATTCCGGAAGCGGGCACCCCGTCGCGGCTGCTCGCTGGATCGGTGGTGGGCAGTGTCCTGGAAACGAAGGATTCCAACGGCGTGGTCAGCGGTTTTTACGCGTTGCTGCCCAATGGCGTCCAGAAGATCACCGGCTTCGTCGCGGACCTGCTGCGCACCGCGGACAGCCAGGGTTCGACAACCCCGCAACTGATCTCGCCCGACAAGCTGGTCGACATTCCCCAGGTGACGGCGCTCAGCGTCGATTTCTATCCAACCGGCAAGCTGGATTTCGTTGACACCGACGCCAATCCCGTGACCTGTGTGGGCTGGCAGAAGCAGACCACCGACCGTCAGGCCGCGGTGACGTTCTTCACCGGCCGTGGCCTGCCGACACCGGAGAGCATGGACTCGCACATTGTGCGGCTGGTCCGGGACAGCCGCGATCCGGATTCTGTCGAGGCGAACCAGACCCTGATGCTGCCGGGGGCGGCGAACTTCGTCGCATCCACCAGCGGGGCCATCACATCGGACACCCGCGAAGCCCTCTATTGGGTTTCACCGCAGGGTGTCCGGTATGGCATCGAATGGGACCAGAACACACTGCAGGCGCTCGGAGTGGATCCGCGCCGGGCCGTCCAGGCGCCGTGGCCCATCTTGCGGACGTTCGCGGCTGGTCCGGCCATCAACCGCGCGACCGCGCTATTGGCCCGCGACACAATCGATCCCGGCGGTGCGGTGGCGCCGGTGGCCGCGCCCGGCCAACAGAACGCGGGAGGGTAG
- a CDS encoding PPE domain-containing protein has protein sequence MPDPAWPALSPETNYLRLVGPGAGGTATTMASGAAWQALMGSNELAFSLSQLNTAVTSLNFEGIGGLSSTTAVTGLNTALQLLAGWVQEKPPIAASAVSAYETAVSTMIPAEVSIANRTEQAADVGINPSVLGALTPAIVALDTEYYGEHWPHNAGAGASYGAALAALVAALAVPPPIAPLGASPAAPAAAAAAVAQAAGTTGMQAATQGTGQVTQMAGQTAAAPASAGSEMSSMMMQPMQAAMGAMQPLMGMFQAPMQAFQGLSSLPQSMMGSLGGMFNGMKGADAAVPAADLVKASAPAGGAGIGGGGVGGGGGGGGGMPGAGLTSYTRPTSSFAPENSGRPTSLKSGLLSAAEVRGPTASPMGGGAMPMSPASAGMLAHGKGENSKDDVAHARIVMEPVPQRDPRIS, from the coding sequence ATGCCTGATCCCGCATGGCCGGCGTTGTCGCCTGAAACCAATTACCTGCGGCTGGTCGGGCCGGGGGCTGGTGGCACGGCGACCACGATGGCCAGCGGGGCGGCCTGGCAGGCGCTGATGGGCAGCAATGAGCTGGCCTTCTCGCTGTCGCAGCTGAACACCGCCGTGACCTCGCTGAACTTCGAGGGCATCGGCGGCCTCAGCTCGACGACCGCGGTCACCGGACTCAACACCGCGTTGCAGCTGCTCGCCGGCTGGGTGCAGGAGAAGCCACCGATCGCCGCCAGCGCCGTCTCGGCTTATGAGACCGCGGTGTCGACGATGATCCCCGCCGAAGTCTCCATCGCCAACCGCACCGAACAGGCTGCCGATGTCGGCATCAATCCTTCGGTTCTGGGGGCGCTGACCCCGGCAATCGTGGCACTGGACACCGAGTACTACGGCGAGCACTGGCCGCACAATGCCGGGGCGGGCGCCTCGTACGGCGCCGCACTGGCAGCCTTGGTCGCCGCTTTGGCCGTGCCGCCGCCGATCGCGCCGCTGGGCGCGTCACCGGCCGCACCCGCCGCGGCGGCAGCTGCCGTGGCGCAGGCCGCCGGCACCACCGGCATGCAGGCCGCCACCCAAGGGACCGGTCAGGTGACTCAGATGGCTGGCCAGACGGCGGCCGCACCCGCTTCGGCCGGCAGTGAGATGAGCTCGATGATGATGCAGCCGATGCAGGCCGCAATGGGTGCCATGCAGCCGCTGATGGGGATGTTCCAGGCCCCGATGCAGGCCTTCCAAGGCCTGTCGAGCCTGCCGCAGTCGATGATGGGCTCACTCGGCGGGATGTTCAACGGGATGAAGGGCGCCGACGCCGCGGTGCCGGCTGCAGACCTCGTTAAGGCCAGTGCGCCGGCGGGCGGCGCCGGCATCGGCGGTGGGGGCGTCGGCGGTGGCGGTGGCGGCGGCGGTGGTATGCCCGGCGCGGGCCTGACCAGCTACACCCGGCCCACAAGCAGCTTTGCCCCGGAGAATTCGGGTCGGCCGACGTCGCTGAAGTCCGGTCTGCTCAGTGCGGCCGAGGTGCGGGGTCCGACCGCGTCGCCCATGGGCGGTGGCGCGATGCCGATGTCGCCGGCGAGCGCGGGGATGCTCGCTCACGGGAAAGGTGAGAACAGCAAAGACGATGTGGCGCACGCCCGCATCGTGATGGAACCGGTTCCGCAGCGGGACCCACGGATCAGCTAA
- a CDS encoding MinD/ParA family ATP-binding protein, protein MTNPWNEPGRSADPRDPLGREGFGAHHRPQQDSVSGTLRISDMVAPRKIPPGSGWRKFIYNISFKTINLGESPGERHYRELRERIRRHIRKQYVIGFVSGKGGVGKTTMTASVGAVFRECRPENVVAIDAAPGFGTLAGRIDEAPPGDYSAVLNDTDVQGYADIREHLGQNQIGLDVLAGNRVSDQPRPLVPAMFTGVLSRLRRTHNVILVDTADDLEHPVMKAVFDACDTLVFVSGLTADTSLPVTRSIDLLRSLGYHELVSRSMVILNDSRNSSDSDARKYLTERFSQSGATVEFMPYDPHLAKGGIIDAQHELQKKTRLRLFEITAALADKYTPDADRPR, encoded by the coding sequence GTGACGAATCCCTGGAATGAGCCGGGGCGTTCCGCCGATCCCCGCGATCCCCTCGGCCGCGAAGGCTTCGGGGCCCACCATCGTCCGCAGCAGGACTCGGTGTCGGGCACGCTGCGGATCTCAGACATGGTGGCACCGCGCAAGATCCCGCCCGGCTCGGGTTGGCGCAAGTTCATCTACAACATTTCGTTCAAGACCATCAACCTCGGTGAATCCCCGGGCGAGCGGCACTACCGCGAATTGCGCGAACGGATCCGCAGGCACATCCGCAAGCAGTACGTGATCGGGTTCGTCTCCGGCAAGGGCGGGGTCGGCAAGACGACGATGACGGCGAGCGTCGGCGCGGTCTTCCGTGAATGCCGCCCGGAGAATGTCGTGGCGATCGACGCCGCGCCCGGCTTCGGCACACTGGCCGGCCGCATTGACGAGGCGCCCCCGGGCGACTATTCCGCGGTACTCAATGACACCGACGTCCAGGGCTACGCGGACATCCGAGAACACCTGGGCCAGAATCAGATCGGGCTCGATGTGCTGGCCGGAAATCGAGTCTCCGACCAGCCCCGCCCACTGGTTCCGGCGATGTTCACCGGTGTGCTGTCCCGGCTGCGTCGAACCCACAACGTGATCCTGGTGGACACCGCCGACGACCTGGAGCATCCCGTGATGAAGGCGGTCTTCGACGCCTGCGACACCCTGGTGTTCGTATCGGGTCTGACCGCCGACACCTCGCTGCCGGTCACCCGGTCGATCGATCTGCTGCGCTCGCTCGGCTACCACGAATTGGTGTCGCGCAGCATGGTGATTCTCAACGACAGTCGCAACAGCTCCGACTCGGATGCTCGGAAGTATCTGACCGAGCGCTTCAGCCAGTCCGGTGCAACCGTCGAATTCATGCCCTACGACCCGCATCTGGCCAAGGGCGGCATCATCGATGCCCAGCATGAGCTTCAGAAGAAGACTCGGCTGCGGCTCTTCGAGATCACCGCGGCGCTGGCCGACAAGTACACGCCGGATGCCGATAGGCCACGCTGA
- the eccCa gene encoding type VII secretion protein EccCa: MSKRGFVRGRRKPAPSVPPARVAVAPPLALPEREPRNILLMIALPALLVGIIGTLVVMYTSGVRSLQSGFFPMIGLVGFGALMFSGRLGRGRRISWGEQEKQRRMYLRQLDDDRDEVQRAAQEQRHSQLFVHGDPQELDTVIGGPRMWERRPADADFLDVRLGIGVQSTADSAVSLQWPEVPVGEELEPVTGRALRDFILEQSKIRGIGKVLSLRARPGFSFVGDDPDELHSFMRAVLCSLAVYHSPNDIKLMVVTRHPELWSWLVWLPHNQHDEMFDACGLRRLVFTSPTELEDALDSELHRKGRGPWTPPSGSSPTTMGSPMEAASGSALGPHWVIVDDNVGTPEQWEGITGQKGMAGITVLRLASRPGSGVGFSDEEERFSLREGRLRHRGAFYAVADMLAESTADRYARALARWSPMSAGELSETDSQGGELLRALGITDPRRLDVDRLWAESRGRGDPKWAVVPVGVKPGGELQYIVLRAKDFGGFGFHSVVIGTSGSGKSEYFLSLCNGIALTHSPETFIVIFVDMKFESAAQDLEGLPHVAGSLSNLGKDDRHLAERMRKAVDGEIARRYRLFKDAGARDANEYEEMRLAGRDLEPVPILLVIIDEYLELFHNHPEWIDLVIHIGQEGRGCNVFFTLGGQRLDLSSLSKAKSNIAFRVALRAETAEDSRDVIGSDAALHLPSKEAGYGLLKVGPRELEQFRCFYVSAPFVVPKKVVNTDTTVDVSFTQPRPLTWEYQPLSAEDNAALADADAPEEPDEFLYHADGFKKKKLLDVIRESLVSHPARAPHQIWLPPLEVGETADALVERWRGKPWWVDYGQNPGLVIPVGIEDFPEDHAQRVHIIDAEMDNIMVVATAQRGKSTTLMTLITSASLMYRPERVTFFCLGASLYPVEELPHVAGVVSLTDSEGVSRTLATIEGLIRAREASFKRYQMDIGEFRERRFGAAGGGGTDPDDKFGDIFLVIDNFGDLYDKDNGMGDRAIAIARQGLSYGIHVATSASGWLVGQKQALLSVSNARIQLRLSNPDETQMGTGMEHRRAARNTLDRPGFGVTRLSQELLIGLPEIVGPGGERIPTRQVGQVIAAQTGAGRVETLARLPERIALREIVAAYPGTADSLDIPFALGESALQPVALPSRQAPNLLVVGRQGCGKTSSLAAFGQAVAARLSPEEAQITIIDPKTSLIGKIQGPQVRAYAYTPDDIDQVLADLAEIMRDRLPPSGLSQEELMSRSSWTGPHHFVLIDDEQELRPSGAIGKAAATAPLWPLIERSREIGLHVIATRLPGNWAGVSAMSPFLQKLTGSRAPTLFMDNDPQTVKVFGRTSAQQLPPGRGLLVTTDGAMEGVLVGTPD, translated from the coding sequence ATGTCGAAACGGGGATTCGTCCGCGGCAGACGTAAGCCGGCGCCGAGTGTGCCACCGGCGCGGGTGGCCGTCGCGCCGCCCCTGGCTCTGCCCGAGCGGGAACCGCGCAACATCCTGCTGATGATCGCATTGCCCGCCCTGCTGGTGGGCATCATCGGCACGCTCGTCGTGATGTACACCTCCGGTGTCCGCTCATTGCAGTCCGGGTTCTTCCCGATGATCGGTCTGGTCGGATTCGGCGCGCTGATGTTCAGCGGCCGGCTGGGCCGCGGTCGCCGCATCAGCTGGGGCGAGCAGGAAAAGCAGCGGCGAATGTACTTGCGTCAGCTCGACGACGACCGCGACGAGGTACAGCGCGCCGCCCAGGAGCAGCGCCACAGTCAGCTGTTCGTCCACGGCGACCCACAGGAGCTGGACACGGTGATCGGCGGCCCGCGGATGTGGGAGCGCCGGCCTGCCGACGCGGATTTCCTGGATGTGCGCCTCGGCATCGGCGTGCAGTCCACCGCCGACTCAGCGGTGTCGCTTCAGTGGCCGGAAGTACCCGTCGGCGAAGAGCTCGAACCAGTGACGGGCCGGGCGTTGCGCGACTTCATCCTCGAGCAGAGCAAGATCCGCGGTATCGGCAAGGTGCTGAGTCTGCGTGCACGCCCGGGGTTCAGCTTTGTCGGCGACGATCCCGACGAGCTGCACTCCTTCATGCGGGCGGTGCTGTGCTCGCTGGCGGTTTATCACAGCCCCAACGACATCAAGCTCATGGTGGTTACCCGGCACCCGGAATTGTGGTCGTGGCTGGTGTGGTTGCCGCACAACCAACACGACGAGATGTTCGACGCCTGCGGTCTGCGGCGGCTGGTGTTCACCTCACCGACCGAGCTCGAGGACGCGCTGGATTCCGAGCTGCACCGCAAGGGCAGGGGGCCGTGGACACCACCGAGCGGATCCAGTCCCACCACCATGGGATCGCCCATGGAGGCGGCGTCCGGCAGCGCGCTGGGCCCGCACTGGGTGATTGTCGACGACAACGTCGGCACCCCCGAGCAGTGGGAAGGCATCACCGGCCAGAAGGGGATGGCCGGTATCACGGTGTTGCGCTTGGCATCCCGACCCGGTAGCGGGGTCGGTTTCTCCGACGAGGAGGAGCGCTTCTCGCTGCGTGAGGGCCGGCTCCGTCACCGCGGAGCCTTCTATGCCGTGGCTGACATGCTCGCCGAGAGCACCGCCGATCGGTATGCCCGTGCGCTGGCCCGGTGGTCACCGATGTCTGCGGGCGAGCTGTCCGAGACCGACAGCCAGGGCGGAGAGCTGTTGCGGGCGTTGGGCATCACCGATCCGCGACGTCTCGACGTCGACCGGTTGTGGGCGGAAAGCCGTGGCCGAGGCGACCCGAAGTGGGCAGTGGTGCCCGTCGGCGTCAAACCCGGCGGAGAACTTCAGTACATCGTGCTGCGAGCCAAAGACTTCGGTGGATTCGGCTTCCACTCGGTGGTGATCGGAACCTCGGGTTCGGGCAAGTCGGAGTACTTCCTGTCGCTGTGCAACGGGATCGCGCTGACCCACTCGCCGGAGACGTTCATCGTCATCTTCGTCGACATGAAGTTCGAGTCGGCCGCCCAGGACCTCGAGGGGCTGCCGCACGTGGCGGGCTCGCTGTCCAACCTTGGCAAGGACGACCGGCACCTGGCTGAACGGATGCGCAAAGCTGTTGACGGCGAAATCGCCCGGCGCTACCGGCTTTTCAAGGACGCCGGTGCTCGTGACGCCAACGAGTACGAAGAGATGCGACTGGCCGGGCGTGATCTTGAGCCGGTTCCGATCCTGCTCGTCATCATCGACGAGTACCTCGAGCTCTTTCACAATCACCCCGAGTGGATCGACCTGGTCATCCACATCGGCCAGGAGGGCCGCGGCTGTAACGTCTTCTTCACCCTCGGCGGCCAGCGGCTGGATTTGTCCTCGCTGAGTAAAGCCAAGAGCAACATCGCCTTCCGGGTCGCGCTGCGCGCGGAGACCGCCGAGGACTCGCGCGATGTCATCGGCAGCGACGCCGCACTACATCTACCGTCCAAAGAAGCCGGCTACGGACTGCTCAAGGTCGGGCCGCGGGAGCTTGAACAGTTCCGGTGCTTCTATGTCTCGGCGCCTTTTGTCGTGCCGAAGAAGGTGGTCAACACCGACACCACAGTGGACGTCAGCTTCACCCAACCGCGGCCGCTGACCTGGGAGTACCAGCCGCTGTCGGCCGAGGACAACGCCGCGCTGGCCGATGCTGACGCACCGGAGGAACCCGACGAGTTCCTCTATCACGCGGACGGATTCAAGAAGAAGAAGCTGCTCGACGTCATTCGGGAATCGTTGGTCTCGCACCCAGCTCGGGCCCCGCACCAGATTTGGTTGCCACCACTGGAAGTCGGCGAGACCGCCGATGCCCTGGTGGAGCGCTGGCGGGGCAAGCCGTGGTGGGTCGACTACGGCCAGAACCCGGGGCTGGTCATTCCGGTCGGTATCGAGGATTTCCCCGAGGACCATGCGCAGCGCGTGCACATCATCGATGCCGAGATGGACAACATCATGGTGGTCGCGACCGCTCAGCGCGGGAAGTCCACGACGCTGATGACTCTGATCACCTCGGCCTCGCTGATGTACCGCCCCGAGCGGGTGACGTTCTTCTGCCTGGGTGCCTCCCTCTACCCCGTCGAGGAGCTGCCGCACGTGGCCGGCGTCGTCAGCCTCACTGACAGTGAAGGGGTATCGCGGACCCTGGCCACGATCGAAGGCCTGATCCGCGCGCGAGAGGCATCGTTCAAGCGCTATCAAATGGACATCGGGGAATTCCGCGAGCGCCGGTTCGGGGCGGCGGGTGGCGGTGGCACCGATCCCGACGACAAGTTCGGCGACATCTTCCTTGTCATCGACAACTTCGGGGACCTGTACGACAAGGACAACGGCATGGGGGATCGGGCGATCGCGATCGCCCGCCAGGGTCTGTCCTACGGCATCCATGTCGCTACCAGCGCCAGCGGGTGGCTGGTCGGCCAGAAGCAGGCCCTGCTGAGTGTCTCCAACGCCCGGATCCAGCTGAGGCTGAGCAATCCCGACGAGACCCAGATGGGTACCGGTATGGAGCATCGTCGCGCAGCGCGAAACACCCTGGACCGCCCCGGCTTCGGGGTGACACGGCTGAGCCAGGAGTTGTTGATCGGCCTGCCCGAGATCGTCGGCCCGGGCGGCGAGCGGATTCCGACTCGTCAGGTCGGCCAGGTGATCGCTGCCCAGACCGGCGCCGGCAGGGTGGAGACGTTGGCCCGGCTGCCGGAACGTATCGCCCTGCGGGAGATCGTCGCCGCATACCCAGGCACCGCCGACTCCCTCGACATCCCGTTCGCGCTGGGGGAGAGTGCGCTGCAACCGGTGGCACTGCCAAGCCGGCAAGCGCCAAACTTGCTGGTGGTCGGCAGGCAGGGCTGCGGAAAGACCAGCAGCCTGGCCGCCTTCGGGCAGGCTGTCGCCGCGCGGCTGTCACCCGAAGAAGCGCAGATCACGATCATCGACCCGAAAACCAGCCTGATCGGGAAGATTCAAGGACCGCAGGTGCGGGCATACGCCTATACGCCCGACGATATCGATCAGGTCCTCGCTGACCTGGCCGAGATCATGCGGGACCGCTTGCCGCCGTCCGGTTTGAGCCAGGAGGAGCTGATGAGCCGCTCATCGTGGACTGGTCCGCACCACTTCGTGCTCATCGACGACGAGCAGGAACTACGGCCCAGCGGGGCCATCGGCAAGGCGGCCGCGACGGCGCCGCTGTGGCCACTGATCGAGCGGAGCCGGGAGATCGGACTACACGTCATCGCCACCCGGTTGCCCGGCAACTGGGCCGGCGTCTCGGCGATGAGCCCATTCCTGCAGAAGCTCACCGGATCTCGGGCCCCGACGTTGTTCATGGACAACGACCCGCAGACCGTGAAGGTGTTTGGCCGCACGAGCGCTCAGCAACTGCCGCCAGGCCGCGGACTGCTGGTGACTACCGACGGCGCGATGGAAGGGGTATTGGTTGGTACACCGGATTGA
- a CDS encoding WXG100 family type VII secretion target, whose protein sequence is MSDNITYNHGGVADFASDVGSRSAQLMEIHDDILQRTNAIADFFQGAAAGSFHEAQMQMLQGLQGLIETMNQHGSTISSVNDSAHQTDMMMGNLF, encoded by the coding sequence ATGTCAGACAACATCACCTATAACCACGGCGGTGTCGCCGACTTCGCCTCCGATGTCGGCTCGCGGTCGGCCCAGTTGATGGAAATCCACGACGATATCCTGCAGCGCACCAACGCAATTGCTGACTTCTTCCAGGGTGCCGCGGCGGGCTCTTTCCATGAGGCTCAGATGCAGATGCTGCAGGGCCTGCAGGGCCTCATCGAGACGATGAACCAGCACGGCTCGACGATCAGCAGCGTGAACGACAGTGCGCATCAGACCGACATGATGATGGGCAACCTCTTCTAA